From Burkholderia cenocepacia, the proteins below share one genomic window:
- a CDS encoding TetR/AcrR family transcriptional regulator — MRRATRTGACRPRRSSIAPRDVSAPVEPAGTPDTRASEGSSAPAAAVAGVRRKKAPDQVRAQLLAAASEIATHHGVAALTLDAVAERAGVTKGALQYHFANKQGLLDALFGQATERFGAQLTARMAADSSGDGAAARAYLHAVLDAANPAASIEVLRVLVASMITEQDTRARWSVPMREWTRPDPVPLEQAATLMICRLAADGLWISELLDSVEVSAELRAEIVRQLDAMSRGVFPK; from the coding sequence GTGCGACGCGCGACGCGTACGGGTGCGTGCCGTCCGCGGCGATCGAGCATCGCGCCGCGCGACGTGTCCGCGCCTGTCGAACCGGCTGGAACGCCCGATACACGGGCCTCCGAAGGATCATCGGCGCCGGCCGCAGCCGTGGCCGGCGTGCGGCGAAAAAAAGCGCCGGACCAGGTGCGCGCGCAATTGCTGGCGGCCGCGTCGGAGATCGCGACGCATCACGGCGTGGCCGCGTTGACGCTCGATGCGGTGGCCGAACGGGCCGGCGTGACGAAAGGCGCGCTGCAATATCACTTCGCGAACAAGCAGGGGCTGCTGGATGCGCTGTTCGGGCAGGCGACCGAGCGGTTCGGCGCGCAGTTGACCGCGCGGATGGCGGCCGATTCCAGCGGCGACGGCGCGGCGGCGCGCGCGTATCTGCATGCGGTGCTCGACGCGGCCAATCCGGCCGCGAGTATCGAGGTGCTGCGCGTGCTGGTCGCGTCGATGATCACCGAGCAGGACACGCGTGCGCGCTGGTCGGTGCCGATGCGCGAATGGACACGGCCCGATCCGGTACCGCTCGAACAGGCCGCGACGCTGATGATCTGCCGGCTCGCGGCCGACGGGTTGTGGATTTCGGAATTGCTCGACAGCGTCGAGGTATCGGCCGAATTGCGCGCGGAGATCGTTCGGCAGCTCGATGCGATGAGCAGAGGCGTGTTTCCGAAGTGA
- a CDS encoding (2Fe-2S)-binding protein has product MFESLIPAAAMLERVRIHIDGTPHDVPAHYSVAAAMLAAGSAACRTSAVSGAPRGPFCMMGVCFDCLVEIDGVPNVQGCMTPVADGMQVHTMHGKARLA; this is encoded by the coding sequence ATGTTTGAATCCCTCATTCCCGCCGCCGCGATGCTCGAGCGCGTGCGCATCCATATCGACGGCACGCCGCACGACGTACCCGCGCATTACAGCGTCGCGGCCGCGATGCTCGCCGCCGGCTCGGCCGCGTGCCGCACGAGCGCCGTGAGCGGCGCGCCGCGCGGCCCGTTCTGCATGATGGGCGTGTGCTTCGACTGCCTCGTCGAAATCGACGGCGTACCGAACGTGCAAGGCTGCATGACACCCGTTGCCGACGGCATGCAGGTCCACACGATGCACGGCAAGGCGAGGCTCGCATGA
- a CDS encoding cupin domain-containing protein yields MELKRAGSQPSIKGPDEWFTGTVRIDPLNAPPPPARVSCASVTFEPGARTAWHTHPLGQTLLVTAGCGWTQCDGEPRVEIRAGDVVWCPPGHRHWHGATSTTAMTHVAIQEALDGKNVRWLEKVTDEQYLGSGGPR; encoded by the coding sequence ATGGAACTGAAGCGCGCGGGCTCGCAGCCCTCGATCAAGGGCCCCGACGAATGGTTCACCGGCACGGTCCGGATCGACCCGCTGAACGCACCGCCGCCGCCGGCGCGCGTATCGTGCGCCAGCGTGACGTTCGAGCCGGGCGCCCGCACCGCGTGGCATACGCATCCGCTCGGCCAGACGCTGCTCGTGACCGCCGGCTGCGGCTGGACGCAATGCGACGGCGAACCGCGCGTCGAGATCCGCGCGGGCGACGTGGTCTGGTGCCCGCCGGGCCACAGGCACTGGCACGGTGCGACGTCGACCACCGCGATGACTCACGTCGCGATTCAGGAAGCGCTCGACGGCAAGAACGTCCGTTGGCTGGAGAAGGTCACGGACGAGCAATACCTCGGCAGCGGCGGACCGCGATGA
- a CDS encoding DUF4148 domain-containing protein has product MKTLVSSTLAALILSAPALSFAQQADHPLTRADVKAEMARLAAVGYTPALDHNQYPAAILAAEQRVRENTVAQSAPNAAPTADNTGYGSEARTSGESGRAMMINGRNSIYRGH; this is encoded by the coding sequence ATGAAAACGCTCGTTTCTTCCACCCTTGCAGCACTGATCCTTTCCGCACCGGCGCTGTCGTTCGCGCAACAAGCCGACCATCCGCTGACCCGCGCCGACGTGAAGGCCGAGATGGCCCGTCTCGCGGCCGTCGGCTACACCCCGGCGCTGGATCACAACCAGTACCCGGCCGCAATCCTCGCCGCCGAACAGCGTGTGCGTGAAAACACCGTCGCGCAATCCGCCCCGAACGCCGCCCCGACCGCGGACAACACCGGTTACGGCAGTGAAGCCCGCACGAGCGGCGAATCCGGCCGCGCGATGATGATCAACGGCCGCAACTCGATCTATCGCGGTCATTGA
- a CDS encoding LysR family transcriptional regulator, which produces MEDFNDLVAFMAVARERNFTRAAAQLGVSQSALSRTVRALEARMGIPLLTRTTRSVSPTEAGERLLESIAPRFQEIEAELESLRAMTDQPAGNVRITATDYAANEYVWPRLQPLLRRYPALKVELVNDYGLTDLVAGRYDIGIRLGDQVARDMVAQRIAPDMTMSIIGSPEYLASRPVTKTPQDLTQHNCINLRLPTRNALLSWELSKGRRELQVRVEGQLTFNNVYQMVDAALAGFGLAYVPKDLVAHHVEAGRLGWVLEDWFPTFVGHHVYYPSRRKSSRAVELVVDALRSGYQRNARQA; this is translated from the coding sequence ATGGAAGACTTCAACGATCTGGTGGCGTTCATGGCGGTCGCGCGCGAACGCAATTTCACGCGGGCGGCCGCGCAGCTCGGCGTGTCTCAATCGGCGTTGAGCCGAACGGTGCGGGCGCTGGAAGCGCGCATGGGCATTCCGTTGCTGACGCGCACGACGCGCAGCGTATCGCCGACCGAGGCCGGCGAGCGCTTGCTGGAATCGATCGCCCCGCGCTTTCAGGAAATCGAGGCGGAGCTGGAGTCGCTGCGCGCGATGACGGATCAGCCGGCCGGCAACGTCCGGATCACCGCGACCGACTACGCGGCGAACGAGTACGTGTGGCCGCGGCTGCAACCGCTGCTGCGTCGCTATCCCGCGCTCAAGGTCGAACTGGTGAACGACTATGGCCTGACCGATCTCGTCGCCGGCCGCTACGACATCGGCATACGGCTCGGCGACCAGGTCGCCAGGGACATGGTCGCGCAGCGTATCGCGCCGGACATGACGATGTCGATCATCGGTTCTCCCGAGTACCTGGCGTCCCGACCCGTGACGAAAACGCCTCAGGACCTGACGCAACACAACTGCATCAACCTTCGGCTGCCGACCAGAAACGCGCTGCTATCGTGGGAGTTGAGCAAGGGGCGCCGCGAATTGCAGGTTCGCGTCGAAGGCCAACTGACGTTCAACAACGTCTATCAGATGGTCGACGCGGCGCTTGCCGGCTTCGGGCTCGCCTATGTGCCGAAGGATCTGGTCGCGCATCACGTTGAAGCCGGCCGGCTCGGCTGGGTGCTGGAGGACTGGTTTCCGACGTTCGTCGGGCACCACGTCTATTACCCGAGCCGGCGCAAATCGTCGCGGGCCGTCGAGCTCGTGGTCGATGCGCTCAGGAGCGGCTATCAACGCAATGCGCGGCAAGCTTGA
- a CDS encoding aldo/keto reductase — protein sequence MSLEDKLPGNKILGFGTAPLGNMFRNIPDAEAAATVEAAWQHGIRYFDSAPFYGAGLAEIRLGDALASHPRDEYVLSTKVGRVILDEIEDVSARDLGEKGGLFEHGRPNRIVNDYTADATLRSIEDSLKRLRTDRLDIVWVHDIAQDFYGDEWLAQFEVARKGAFRVLSKLREEGVINAWGLGVNRVEPIELVLDLAEPQPDGMLLAGRYTLLDHERALQRVMPAAAAQNVGIVVGGPYSSGVLAGGTHFEYQKASPDILAKVDRIKAIAARYDVPIKAAALQFSMSHPATVAVIPGASRPERIAEDQAALNVAIPADFWREMREQGLIAANAPLPTDR from the coding sequence ATGAGTCTCGAAGACAAGCTGCCCGGCAACAAGATCCTCGGTTTCGGTACGGCGCCGCTCGGCAACATGTTCCGCAACATCCCCGACGCGGAAGCCGCGGCCACCGTTGAAGCGGCATGGCAACACGGCATCCGTTATTTCGACTCGGCCCCGTTCTACGGCGCAGGCCTCGCGGAAATCCGCCTCGGCGACGCCTTGGCGAGCCATCCGCGTGACGAATACGTGCTGAGCACGAAGGTCGGCCGCGTGATCCTCGACGAAATCGAAGACGTGTCGGCGCGCGATCTCGGCGAAAAAGGCGGCCTGTTCGAACACGGCCGGCCGAACCGCATCGTCAACGACTACACGGCCGACGCGACGCTGCGCTCGATCGAGGACAGCCTGAAGCGCCTGCGCACCGACCGCCTCGATATCGTGTGGGTGCACGACATCGCGCAGGATTTCTACGGCGACGAATGGCTCGCGCAATTCGAAGTGGCGCGCAAGGGTGCCTTCCGCGTGCTGAGCAAGCTGCGCGAGGAAGGCGTGATCAACGCATGGGGCCTCGGCGTGAACCGCGTCGAGCCGATCGAACTGGTGCTCGACCTCGCCGAACCGCAACCGGACGGCATGCTGCTGGCCGGCCGCTACACGCTGCTCGATCACGAACGCGCGCTGCAGCGCGTGATGCCGGCGGCGGCCGCGCAGAACGTCGGGATCGTCGTCGGCGGCCCGTACAGCTCGGGCGTGCTCGCGGGCGGCACGCACTTCGAATACCAGAAGGCGTCGCCGGACATTCTCGCGAAGGTCGACCGGATCAAGGCGATCGCCGCGCGTTACGACGTGCCGATCAAGGCCGCCGCGCTGCAGTTCTCGATGTCGCATCCGGCCACCGTCGCGGTGATTCCGGGCGCGAGCCGTCCGGAGCGGATCGCGGAAGACCAGGCGGCGCTGAACGTGGCGATTCCGGCCGACTTCTGGCGCGAGATGCGTGAACAAGGTCTGATTGCGGCCAATGCGCCGCTGCCGACCGATCGTTGA
- a CDS encoding efflux RND transporter periplasmic adaptor subunit: MKRIARSAALAAVPLAALVALSGCQSDDKAPATTPSVIVSAPVARDVNDVDVYTGRFEAVDTVDVRPRVSGYLDKVAFQDGATVRKGDLLFVIDPRPYQAAVTAAQGALERAQSQLKLSRQDFERASILIKTDTIAQSLYDQRRQAVQSAQAEVTSAQGALERARLDLSFTRIVAPMSGRISRKLVSEGNLVKGGDSDATVLTTIVSQDPIDIYFDVDEESYLRYTREARKSGGNASSRQVAIALPGDVQPSLTGTMDFVDNRLDDSTGTLRQRARVANPDRRLSPGQFGRVYLSSRVAHPALLVPDAAVATDATRRVLYFVDANGTVAIRPVTPGRLYGNLREIDAGLNAGDTVIVDGFQRVQAGDKVKAVPRAIEAAAVARAASGTTGSAQ; encoded by the coding sequence TTGAAGCGCATCGCGCGATCGGCCGCGCTGGCCGCCGTTCCGCTGGCCGCGCTCGTCGCGTTGTCCGGCTGCCAGTCGGACGACAAGGCCCCGGCCACGACGCCGAGCGTGATCGTCAGCGCGCCCGTCGCGCGCGACGTCAACGACGTCGACGTCTACACCGGCCGCTTCGAGGCGGTCGACACCGTCGACGTGCGCCCGCGCGTGAGCGGCTATCTCGACAAGGTCGCGTTCCAGGACGGCGCGACCGTCCGCAAGGGCGACCTGCTGTTCGTCATCGACCCGCGCCCGTACCAGGCGGCCGTCACCGCCGCGCAGGGCGCGCTCGAACGCGCGCAGTCGCAACTGAAGCTGAGCCGGCAGGATTTCGAGCGCGCGAGCATCCTGATCAAGACCGACACGATCGCGCAGAGCCTCTACGACCAGCGCAGGCAGGCGGTGCAAAGCGCGCAGGCCGAGGTGACCAGCGCGCAAGGCGCACTCGAACGCGCGCGGCTCGACCTGTCGTTCACGCGCATCGTCGCGCCGATGTCCGGCCGCATCAGCCGCAAACTCGTGAGCGAGGGCAATCTCGTGAAAGGCGGCGACAGCGACGCGACCGTGCTGACGACGATCGTGTCGCAGGACCCGATCGACATCTACTTCGACGTCGACGAGGAAAGCTACCTGCGCTATACGCGCGAAGCACGGAAAAGCGGCGGCAACGCGTCGTCGCGGCAGGTCGCGATCGCGCTGCCGGGCGACGTGCAGCCGTCGCTGACGGGGACGATGGATTTCGTCGACAACCGTCTCGACGACTCGACCGGCACCCTGCGCCAGCGTGCGCGCGTCGCGAATCCGGACCGGCGCCTGAGCCCTGGCCAGTTCGGCCGCGTGTATCTGTCGAGCCGCGTCGCGCACCCTGCGCTGCTCGTGCCGGATGCGGCGGTCGCGACCGATGCGACGCGCCGCGTGCTGTACTTCGTCGACGCGAACGGCACCGTCGCGATCCGCCCGGTGACGCCCGGCCGCCTGTACGGCAACCTACGCGAGATCGATGCGGGGCTGAACGCGGGCGATACCGTGATCGTCGACGGCTTCCAGCGCGTGCAGGCCGGCGACAAGGTCAAGGCCGTGCCGCGCGCGATCGAAGCGGCCGCGGTGGCCCGCGCGGCGAGCGGCACGACCGGGAGCGCGCAATGA
- a CDS encoding SRPBCC family protein: MAQAHAGIEIAASADTVWQLIGGFGALPDWLSYIPASELSEGGRVRRLANPAGDAIVERLVAFDEAERSYTYAILEAPFPVVNYRSTLRVRENGPNASKVEWSGTFTPHGATDDETVRLFRGIYEDGLAELAKRFATA; the protein is encoded by the coding sequence ATGGCACAGGCCCATGCAGGTATCGAGATCGCGGCGTCGGCCGACACGGTCTGGCAACTGATCGGCGGCTTCGGCGCACTGCCCGACTGGCTGTCGTACATTCCGGCCAGCGAACTGAGCGAAGGCGGGCGCGTGCGGCGTCTCGCGAACCCGGCGGGCGACGCGATCGTCGAGCGGCTGGTCGCGTTCGACGAAGCGGAACGCAGCTATACGTACGCGATTCTCGAAGCACCGTTCCCGGTCGTGAACTATCGCTCCACGCTGCGCGTGCGCGAGAACGGCCCGAACGCATCGAAGGTCGAGTGGTCGGGCACGTTCACGCCGCACGGCGCGACCGACGACGAAACCGTCCGGCTGTTCCGCGGGATTTATGAAGACGGTCTCGCGGAACTCGCGAAGCGTTTCGCGACGGCCTGA
- a CDS encoding LysR family transcriptional regulator, with the protein MTTPSLRIRQIEAFRAVMQRHTVTRAARDLHISQPAVSRLIADLEDRVGFVLFERQQGRFTPTAQARVLYEEVERAFVGLDRVAQAAEQIRAMRRGTLRVAGSPAVALDLLPQLVTRFSHAHPGVDITLLAHSASTVVDKVASGQCDVGLIAEPVPHPAVRGERLAESAMRCIVPRGHRLARKRVVRPADLRDEAFISFPPSFEARSAIDRVFVEAGVSRVLSIEAQLSQTIVAFVANGAGVALIDPVTAAYAGHRVAVKPFEPAVPDHFYLVTSASQPLSMIGDAFCADLRDAFARMRAPRDM; encoded by the coding sequence ATGACCACGCCCTCGCTCAGGATTCGTCAGATCGAAGCGTTTCGCGCAGTGATGCAGCGCCATACCGTCACGCGTGCGGCACGCGATCTCCATATCTCGCAGCCGGCCGTGAGCCGGCTGATCGCCGATCTCGAGGACCGGGTCGGCTTCGTGCTGTTCGAGCGGCAGCAGGGGCGCTTCACGCCGACCGCGCAGGCACGTGTGCTGTACGAGGAGGTCGAACGCGCGTTCGTCGGCCTCGACCGCGTCGCGCAGGCCGCCGAGCAGATCCGCGCGATGCGGCGCGGCACGCTGCGCGTGGCCGGCTCGCCGGCCGTCGCGCTCGACCTGCTGCCGCAGCTCGTCACGCGTTTCTCGCATGCGCATCCGGGCGTCGACATCACGTTGCTCGCGCACAGTGCGTCCACCGTCGTCGACAAGGTCGCGTCGGGGCAATGCGATGTCGGGCTGATTGCCGAACCCGTCCCGCATCCGGCCGTGCGCGGCGAGCGGCTCGCGGAAAGCGCGATGCGCTGCATCGTGCCGCGTGGGCATCGGCTCGCGCGCAAGCGCGTCGTGCGGCCGGCCGACCTGCGCGACGAAGCGTTCATCTCGTTTCCGCCGAGTTTCGAGGCGCGCAGCGCGATCGATCGCGTATTCGTCGAAGCCGGCGTGTCGCGCGTGCTGTCGATCGAGGCGCAACTGTCGCAGACCATCGTCGCGTTCGTCGCGAACGGCGCCGGCGTCGCGCTGATCGATCCGGTGACGGCCGCATATGCGGGGCATCGCGTGGCCGTCAAGCCGTTCGAGCCGGCCGTGCCCGATCACTTCTATCTGGTGACGTCCGCGTCGCAGCCGCTGTCGATGATCGGCGACGCGTTCTGCGCGGATTTGCGTGACGCGTTCGCGCGGATGCGGGCGCCGCGCGACATGTAA
- a CDS encoding NAD(P)/FAD-dependent oxidoreductase: protein MTVRRFDVVVAGGGLVGMAIAWGIARLGQRVAVCDGDDIAFRAARGNFGLVWVQGKGGRCLPYARWSRESSARWHAFAAQLRRETGVDCAFERPGGIELFEHRAELDSATDLLESLRRQETALSYEVLDPAALRRRVPAASPSLAGALWSPNDGHANPLTTLRAMLQAFQQCGGVYLPRSEVAEIRPRAGRFEIDTRHAQLEAGRVVLAAGLDNARLAPMVDLRAPISPLRGQIMVTERLAPFLDYPTLVVRQTPEGSVLLGDSAEDVGFDDGQTRPAMVDIARRARTAFPALAHARIVRAWGALRIMTPDGLPVYEASATYPGAFIAICHSGVTLAATHADLVAPWIAGGAAPADLSAFTTARFDAPTEARHV, encoded by the coding sequence ATGACCGTGCGCCGCTTCGACGTCGTCGTGGCCGGCGGCGGTCTCGTCGGCATGGCCATCGCATGGGGCATCGCACGTCTCGGCCAGCGCGTCGCGGTGTGCGACGGCGACGACATCGCGTTTCGCGCGGCGCGCGGCAACTTCGGGCTCGTGTGGGTGCAGGGCAAGGGCGGCCGCTGCCTGCCGTATGCGCGCTGGTCGCGCGAATCGTCGGCGCGCTGGCACGCTTTCGCCGCGCAGTTGCGGCGCGAAACGGGCGTGGACTGCGCGTTCGAGCGTCCGGGCGGCATCGAGCTGTTCGAGCATCGCGCGGAACTCGACAGCGCGACCGACCTGCTCGAATCGCTGCGCCGGCAGGAAACCGCGCTGTCGTACGAGGTGCTCGATCCGGCGGCGCTGCGCCGGCGCGTTCCCGCGGCGTCGCCGTCGCTGGCCGGCGCGCTGTGGTCGCCGAACGACGGTCACGCGAATCCGCTCACCACGCTGCGCGCGATGCTGCAGGCGTTTCAGCAGTGCGGCGGCGTCTATCTGCCGCGCAGCGAAGTCGCCGAGATCCGGCCGCGCGCCGGGCGCTTCGAGATCGACACGCGCCACGCGCAGCTCGAAGCCGGGCGCGTGGTGCTCGCGGCCGGTCTCGACAACGCGCGGCTCGCGCCGATGGTCGACCTGCGCGCACCGATCTCGCCGCTGCGCGGCCAGATCATGGTCACCGAACGCCTCGCGCCGTTTCTCGACTATCCGACACTCGTCGTCCGGCAAACGCCGGAAGGCTCGGTGCTCCTCGGCGACTCGGCCGAAGACGTCGGCTTCGACGACGGCCAGACACGCCCCGCGATGGTCGACATCGCCCGCCGCGCCCGCACCGCGTTCCCGGCGCTGGCCCATGCGCGCATCGTGCGCGCATGGGGTGCGCTGCGCATCATGACGCCCGACGGCCTGCCCGTCTACGAGGCGTCGGCCACGTACCCCGGCGCGTTCATCGCGATCTGCCACAGCGGCGTGACGCTCGCGGCGACCCACGCCGATCTCGTCGCGCCGTGGATCGCAGGCGGCGCCGCGCCGGCCGACCTGTCCGCCTTTACCACCGCGCGCTTCGACGCGCCCACGGAAGCCCGGCATGTTTGA
- a CDS encoding ABC transporter substrate-binding protein, with amino-acid sequence MKTRLTILLSAAAMAFASPASAKEWTTIRIGVDPTYPPFESTATDGSVKGFDIDLGNALCAKLKAKCVWVSSSFDGLIPGLQARKFDVILSSMAATEQRRQQIDFTDRLYRNQTRLIARTGSGLLPDAAKLAGKRVAVEQGTVQETYAREKWAPAKVEVVPYPSYDQAYADLVTGRVDGVLMDAVQGQLGFLATPRGKGFSFAGGVVYDAKIMGNGDAAGVRKADTDLRDALNRAIAQIRGDGTYNTIQAKYFDFDMYGN; translated from the coding sequence ATGAAGACGCGCCTCACGATTCTCCTGTCCGCCGCCGCGATGGCCTTCGCGTCGCCGGCGTCGGCGAAGGAATGGACGACCATCCGCATCGGCGTCGACCCGACCTACCCGCCGTTCGAATCGACCGCGACCGACGGCAGCGTGAAAGGCTTCGACATCGATCTCGGCAACGCGCTGTGCGCGAAGCTGAAGGCGAAATGCGTGTGGGTGTCGAGCAGTTTCGACGGGCTGATTCCCGGGCTGCAGGCGCGCAAGTTCGACGTGATCCTGTCGTCGATGGCCGCGACCGAACAGCGGCGCCAGCAGATCGACTTCACCGATCGCCTGTACCGCAACCAGACGCGGCTGATCGCGCGCACCGGGTCGGGGCTGCTGCCGGACGCGGCGAAGCTCGCCGGCAAGCGCGTCGCGGTCGAACAGGGCACGGTCCAGGAAACCTATGCGCGCGAGAAGTGGGCGCCCGCGAAGGTCGAGGTCGTGCCGTATCCGAGCTACGACCAGGCGTATGCGGACCTCGTCACGGGGCGCGTCGACGGCGTGCTGATGGACGCCGTGCAAGGCCAGCTCGGGTTCCTCGCGACGCCGCGCGGCAAGGGCTTCTCGTTCGCGGGCGGCGTGGTGTACGACGCGAAGATCATGGGCAACGGCGATGCGGCCGGCGTGCGCAAGGCCGACACCGACCTGCGCGACGCGCTGAATCGCGCCATCGCGCAGATTCGCGGCGACGGCACCTACAACACGATCCAGGCGAAATATTTCGACTTCGACATGTACGGGAACTGA
- a CDS encoding NAD(P)/FAD-dependent oxidoreductase — protein MTRRQCDLLIVGAGPAGMAAATAAHAAGLSVVVADEGRAPGGQIYRNVADAPPPLAQWLGADYTAGRPLVDGLLASGAHYLPRSVVWQIAFEPAPVAMLTQGGPARGTLEIGARAVLIATGAQERPWPVHGWTLPGVMGVGAAQTLLKASGLAPSADAVLAGSGPLLWLFAAQLLNAGRRVRALVDTTPRDAWRRALPHALPALRGADYLLKGWRMLRAVRRAGIPVYRGATDVRIDGESRAERIRFRDADGIVQTLDTSLVLLHQGVIPSTQLARSLGCAHEWDESSACWRPQCDARGRSSVPHVWIAGDGAGIGGARAAALAGEVSALDIAARLGALDTQRQAARERPVLRALHRHLAVRPLLDALYTPPTALRRPDDDTIVCRCEEVAAGEIRRLAALGCQGPNQMKAFTRCGMGPCQGRWCGTTVGELIADVQQRGVGDVGHYRIRAPIKPVTVGEMADALELSNDFQRGEFPS, from the coding sequence ATGACGCGCCGCCAGTGCGACCTGCTGATCGTCGGCGCCGGGCCGGCGGGAATGGCGGCGGCGACTGCCGCGCATGCGGCCGGCTTGTCGGTCGTCGTCGCGGACGAAGGGCGCGCGCCCGGCGGCCAGATCTACCGCAACGTGGCCGATGCGCCGCCACCGCTCGCGCAATGGCTCGGCGCCGACTACACGGCGGGCCGCCCGCTCGTCGACGGCCTGCTCGCCAGCGGCGCGCATTACCTGCCCCGCAGCGTCGTGTGGCAAATCGCGTTCGAGCCGGCGCCCGTCGCGATGCTCACGCAAGGCGGCCCGGCGCGCGGCACGCTCGAAATCGGCGCGCGCGCGGTGCTGATCGCGACCGGCGCGCAGGAGCGGCCGTGGCCGGTACACGGCTGGACGTTGCCCGGCGTGATGGGCGTCGGCGCCGCGCAGACGCTGCTGAAGGCGTCCGGCCTCGCGCCGTCCGCCGACGCCGTGCTCGCGGGCAGCGGCCCGCTGCTGTGGCTGTTCGCCGCGCAATTGCTGAATGCCGGCCGGCGCGTGCGCGCGCTGGTCGACACGACACCGCGCGATGCGTGGCGCCGCGCGCTTCCGCATGCGCTACCGGCACTGCGCGGCGCCGACTATCTGCTCAAGGGCTGGCGCATGCTGCGCGCGGTGCGCCGCGCCGGGATTCCGGTGTATCGCGGCGCGACCGACGTCCGCATCGACGGCGAAAGCCGCGCCGAACGCATCCGCTTTCGCGACGCAGACGGCATCGTGCAAACACTCGACACGTCGCTCGTGCTGCTGCATCAGGGCGTCATTCCGTCGACGCAGCTCGCGCGTTCGCTCGGCTGCGCACACGAATGGGATGAATCGTCGGCATGCTGGCGGCCGCAGTGCGACGCGCGCGGCCGCAGCAGCGTACCGCACGTGTGGATCGCGGGCGACGGCGCGGGCATCGGCGGCGCGCGGGCGGCGGCACTCGCCGGCGAAGTGTCGGCGCTCGACATCGCCGCGCGACTCGGCGCGCTCGACACGCAACGACAGGCCGCACGCGAACGCCCGGTGCTGCGCGCGTTGCACCGCCACCTCGCGGTGCGCCCGCTGCTCGACGCGCTGTACACGCCGCCCACCGCGCTGCGCCGCCCCGACGACGACACGATCGTGTGCCGCTGCGAGGAAGTCGCGGCCGGCGAGATCCGCCGGCTCGCGGCGCTCGGCTGCCAGGGGCCGAACCAGATGAAGGCGTTTACGCGCTGCGGCATGGGTCCGTGCCAGGGACGCTGGTGCGGCACGACGGTCGGCGAGCTGATCGCCGACGTGCAGCAGCGCGGCGTCGGCGACGTCGGCCACTACCGGATTCGCGCGCCGATCAAGCCCGTCACCGTCGGCGAGATGGCCGACGCCCTCGAACTGTCGAACGATTTTCAGCGCGGCGAATTTCCGAGCTGA
- a CDS encoding LysR family transcriptional regulator, translating to MLDIRQLQYFIAVAEEEHVGRAAERLHISQSPLSRQIAQLEEKLGLTLFERSQQRIRLTRDGRTFLSEAHAFLRHANRLESLARRLGRGDEGGLCIGYLETATHSGVLPRALKTLRAERPSVHIALYNYPSAAQLEGLRERSLDIALVTEPPAPDDPELDSTMVLNDPMLLALPDGHPLAKKKTLSADDLAAQAWIGVTQQESAPRHGAFVAACAKAGFSPDISVEATEPLAALGLVAAGLGVTMIQQSLRHQVPEGVVLRELPWFSYRTPLWAAWHKVNLRPLVGIFREILTGEEVVAAAGK from the coding sequence ATGCTCGACATCCGCCAGCTTCAATATTTCATCGCGGTCGCGGAAGAGGAACACGTCGGCCGGGCGGCCGAACGCCTGCACATCTCGCAGTCGCCGCTCAGCCGCCAGATCGCGCAGCTCGAGGAAAAGCTCGGCCTGACGCTGTTCGAACGCAGCCAGCAGCGCATTCGTCTGACGCGTGACGGGCGCACGTTCCTCAGCGAAGCGCACGCGTTCCTGCGCCATGCGAACCGGCTCGAATCGCTCGCGCGCCGGCTCGGCCGCGGCGACGAAGGCGGCCTGTGCATCGGCTACCTGGAAACGGCCACCCACTCGGGCGTGCTGCCGCGTGCGCTGAAAACGCTGCGCGCCGAGCGCCCGTCGGTGCATATCGCGCTGTACAACTATCCATCCGCCGCGCAGCTCGAAGGCCTGCGCGAACGCAGCCTCGACATCGCGCTCGTGACCGAGCCGCCCGCGCCGGACGATCCGGAACTCGATTCGACGATGGTGCTGAACGATCCGATGCTGCTCGCGCTGCCCGACGGACACCCGCTCGCGAAGAAGAAGACGCTGAGCGCCGACGATCTCGCCGCGCAGGCGTGGATCGGCGTCACGCAGCAGGAAAGCGCGCCGCGGCACGGCGCATTCGTCGCGGCCTGTGCGAAGGCCGGTTTTTCGCCGGACATTTCGGTGGAAGCGACCGAGCCGCTCGCGGCGCTCGGGCTCGTCGCCGCCGGGCTCGGCGTGACGATGATCCAGCAAAGCCTGCGTCACCAGGTGCCGGAAGGCGTCGTGCTGCGCGAGCTGCCGTGGTTCAGCTACCGCACGCCGCTGTGGGCCGCATGGCACAAGGTCAACCTGCGGCCGCTGGTCGGCATCTTCCGCGAGATCCTGACCGGCGAGGAGGTCGTCGCGGCAGCTGGAAAATGA